From the Chloroflexus aurantiacus J-10-fl genome, one window contains:
- a CDS encoding alpha/beta hydrolase, protein MITTITTSREQWTPDTALAGFETRSINLRSGRAVLIRQINPPNQGRAVLYVHGYSDYFFQAHLADVFRAHGYAFYAIDLPGHGRAIETGQIPCFYRDITEFYPFLDAAINLIDAEQQQPWLVLHGHSAGGLITALYAAEGQQRERIGALVLNSPFFDFFIDRVTRASIPLVMWLGRIQPTRVVGKLSPVYGESIYRGAGGEWEFDQRWKPVQGIPMRAGTARAVLLAQRRLRRGLGIRCPILIAHSARSAWPIAGSPEVGRADVVLDVAHMRRDGPSLGDDVTMIAIDGGLHDLALSPPPVREHYFREMMAWLAEVAARQPVT, encoded by the coding sequence ATGATTACAACCATCACGACCAGCCGGGAACAGTGGACTCCCGATACGGCACTGGCCGGCTTTGAAACGAGGTCGATCAATCTGCGCAGTGGCCGGGCAGTGTTGATCCGCCAGATCAACCCGCCAAACCAGGGCCGAGCCGTGCTGTACGTTCACGGCTACTCCGACTACTTTTTCCAGGCCCATCTGGCCGATGTGTTCCGTGCCCACGGCTACGCATTCTACGCCATTGATCTACCCGGCCACGGTCGTGCAATTGAAACTGGTCAGATTCCCTGTTTCTACCGCGACATCACCGAATTTTACCCGTTCCTCGACGCCGCGATAAACCTGATCGATGCCGAACAGCAGCAACCCTGGCTGGTATTGCACGGCCATTCGGCAGGAGGACTGATCACTGCCCTGTACGCCGCCGAAGGTCAGCAGCGTGAACGGATCGGCGCCCTGGTGCTCAATAGTCCATTCTTCGACTTTTTTATTGATCGGGTGACCCGGGCATCGATCCCGTTGGTGATGTGGCTTGGGCGTATCCAACCAACGCGCGTCGTCGGCAAGCTCTCCCCGGTGTATGGCGAGAGCATCTATCGCGGCGCCGGTGGCGAATGGGAGTTCGATCAACGCTGGAAACCGGTGCAGGGAATTCCTATGCGAGCCGGCACAGCCCGGGCCGTCCTGCTGGCTCAACGCCGCTTGCGGCGTGGATTAGGCATTCGCTGCCCGATTCTGATCGCGCATTCAGCACGCTCGGCCTGGCCCATCGCCGGCAGTCCAGAGGTCGGACGCGCCGATGTGGTTCTCGACGTGGCCCATATGCGTCGTGATGGCCCAAGCCTGGGGGATGATGTGACCATGATCGCAATTGATGGTGGACTGCACGATCTGGCCCTCTCTCCTCCACCTGTCCGCGAACACTACTTTCGTGAGATGATGGCCTGGCTGGCAGAGGTAGCGGCGCGTCAACCGGTAACGTAA
- a CDS encoding MGH1-like glycoside hydrolase domain-containing protein produces the protein MRQWLIAFTIILTSLLPFPAYPLPPEFCFCQATPIWVHTDPPAQHEVALFRRQLDLATSATDVTLAIFADTRYEAYLNGQLIGRGPARFSRQHREYDLLPVGTLSAGSHVLVVRVQWAPNNRRSESERPFLWTLLQSGTRTLTASGSDWQAQLLTAYRSDAAPIHRWNLIGPTELVDLALLPPDWQINGGTGTWRSAVPVSPSPATFAPRSIPQLVDVPVPVDVIGTGRFDPAFIPIEFAGGVEAATVPLTVNRQVVLTFLGLDDALTRQLTVNGQSLSWQPAIGRPPGIVTAQYPLSAGSHILRLNGLQNQPEGWTILISRDGLTNIPPLTFGAHAGRRLLLAPPQPDLHVVSMIGQSWQTVRFQPGGGYLVLDLGRTVHGRLSVGVRGAAGSIIDIGWDERLWQNVIPLPFPGPLHSEWNQVDSWRLDGRSHTITTIDTRAGRYILIAVWSSEPVELHNLQVVEERYPVTQIGSFTSDDPLLNHIWQVGVDSLLPNMTDAYTDTPWRERGQWWGDAYVADHINRVAFGDHALRQRGIRQIGDAFTAEGVPAALAPNPGSNRMLDYGMLWVQSIADDLRLTGDLELALEEWPTIARFLDHLSTYHNPTTGLLDLPVGLWSQTTYLDSSATNARYGQSTAVNAMYYGTLRAAASIATALGETATAERLERTAATLRTQINRYLYDQTTRRYITTIIAGQPVPPGPHVQALALTYEVVPDSEVPAVADALLTLIVRDPTRANLQLYGMFWVLQGLSNAGRIQDALALIKQLYGWQLAQGATTWWEHLFADQYWFASRSHSWSGAPTWFLSTVIVGARQIGTTTWEVIPAWQGVSTASGKIPLSSGFLSVTWEQPDCALRRVTIQAPTGTQGSIWLPPPTASTIVTLNGAEIWSATYRDPIIAQDSNNRLQITISHGGIYTIEQRQTCTNIWLPMIQR, from the coding sequence ATGCGGCAGTGGCTCATCGCGTTCACGATTATCCTGACCAGCCTGTTGCCATTTCCAGCCTATCCACTGCCGCCAGAGTTTTGTTTCTGTCAGGCCACCCCTATTTGGGTTCACACTGATCCGCCGGCCCAACACGAAGTCGCGCTCTTTCGCCGCCAACTCGATCTCGCTACATCGGCAACTGATGTCACGCTCGCCATTTTTGCCGACACACGCTATGAAGCGTATCTCAATGGTCAGCTTATCGGACGCGGGCCGGCTCGTTTCTCTCGCCAGCATCGTGAGTATGATCTGCTACCGGTCGGCACATTATCAGCAGGATCGCATGTGCTCGTTGTGCGCGTGCAATGGGCACCTAACAACCGTCGCAGCGAGTCGGAACGACCCTTTCTCTGGACTTTGTTACAAAGCGGCACCCGAACCCTGACTGCAAGCGGATCAGACTGGCAGGCGCAACTGCTCACCGCCTACCGCAGCGATGCCGCCCCGATTCATCGCTGGAACCTGATCGGTCCGACCGAACTGGTTGATCTGGCCCTTCTCCCGCCCGACTGGCAAATAAACGGCGGTACCGGAACCTGGCGCTCTGCAGTACCGGTAAGTCCATCACCAGCCACATTTGCTCCCCGCTCGATCCCGCAACTGGTTGATGTTCCTGTCCCGGTTGACGTGATCGGTACTGGTCGATTCGATCCTGCATTCATCCCAATAGAGTTTGCGGGTGGCGTGGAAGCAGCGACTGTACCACTTACCGTCAATCGCCAGGTCGTACTGACCTTCCTGGGTCTCGACGATGCACTTACCAGACAACTGACTGTAAACGGTCAATCCCTGAGCTGGCAGCCGGCAATCGGTCGCCCTCCGGGTATCGTCACTGCCCAGTACCCGCTCTCAGCCGGTAGCCATATCCTGCGTCTGAACGGGTTACAGAACCAGCCGGAAGGCTGGACGATCCTTATTTCCAGAGATGGCTTGACGAACATCCCACCATTGACCTTTGGCGCACACGCCGGACGACGATTGTTGCTGGCACCTCCTCAACCAGACCTACACGTAGTTAGCATGATCGGCCAGTCTTGGCAAACAGTGCGCTTCCAACCGGGAGGTGGGTATCTCGTACTCGATCTTGGTCGCACCGTCCATGGGCGATTAAGCGTCGGAGTGAGGGGAGCGGCAGGCAGTATCATCGATATCGGTTGGGACGAACGGTTATGGCAAAACGTTATACCACTTCCGTTTCCCGGCCCATTACACTCAGAATGGAACCAGGTTGACTCGTGGCGGCTCGATGGCCGTTCACATACCATCACCACCATTGATACCCGAGCCGGACGCTATATTCTCATTGCTGTCTGGAGCAGTGAACCGGTAGAATTGCACAATCTTCAGGTTGTTGAAGAACGCTACCCGGTTACGCAAATCGGTTCTTTCACCAGCGATGATCCACTGCTCAATCACATCTGGCAGGTAGGTGTTGATAGTCTACTCCCCAACATGACCGACGCCTACACCGATACACCCTGGCGTGAACGGGGACAATGGTGGGGCGATGCGTATGTTGCCGATCATATCAATCGCGTGGCGTTCGGCGATCACGCTTTACGACAACGTGGCATACGTCAGATAGGCGATGCGTTTACCGCCGAAGGTGTTCCGGCAGCGCTTGCCCCCAATCCGGGATCGAATCGAATGCTTGACTACGGCATGTTGTGGGTGCAGTCGATTGCCGATGATCTACGCCTCACCGGCGATCTGGAACTGGCCCTTGAGGAATGGCCAACCATTGCCCGCTTTCTCGATCATCTCAGTACCTACCATAACCCAACCACCGGACTGCTCGATCTACCGGTTGGCCTATGGTCACAAACCACCTATCTTGACAGCAGCGCGACCAATGCCCGTTACGGTCAATCAACGGCGGTAAACGCAATGTACTACGGAACGTTGCGAGCGGCTGCATCCATTGCTACAGCTCTCGGTGAAACGGCAACAGCCGAACGTCTGGAACGTACAGCAGCGACATTGCGCACTCAGATCAACCGTTACCTCTATGACCAGACCACACGTCGGTACATTACCACCATCATTGCCGGTCAACCGGTTCCTCCTGGCCCACATGTCCAGGCCCTGGCACTGACTTATGAGGTAGTACCGGACAGTGAAGTACCGGCTGTAGCTGATGCGTTACTTACCCTCATTGTTCGCGATCCAACACGAGCGAATCTTCAACTCTACGGCATGTTCTGGGTCTTGCAGGGACTGAGCAATGCCGGACGCATACAGGATGCACTTGCTTTAATCAAGCAGCTCTACGGCTGGCAACTGGCGCAGGGCGCAACGACATGGTGGGAGCATCTGTTCGCCGACCAATACTGGTTTGCCAGTCGATCACATAGCTGGAGTGGTGCCCCCACCTGGTTTCTTTCCACCGTTATCGTGGGGGCACGTCAGATTGGTACAACAACCTGGGAAGTAATTCCGGCATGGCAAGGCGTCAGCACAGCTTCGGGAAAAATTCCCTTGTCATCCGGGTTTCTCAGTGTAACATGGGAACAGCCGGATTGCGCGCTACGACGAGTGACAATCCAGGCACCGACGGGAACCCAGGGGAGTATCTGGCTACCCCCACCCACAGCTTCGACTATTGTCACGCTGAATGGAGCTGAGATCTGGTCTGCAACATATCGTGATCCTATCATTGCTCAAGACAGTAACAATCGTCTCCAAATCACCATCTCACACGGAGGCATCTATACAATCGAACAGCGCCAGACATGCACGAACATCTGGTTACCGATGATTCAACGTTAG
- a CDS encoding cellulase family glycosylhydrolase: protein MYRHRLIFVLVMWLIAIALPAAAQTPTNISTIYLPLVSANTIRPLGFETNTGWLSASSVYPQAANLNAHWVRLNTLSWREAQPTMGSSINWSAPSFTRFEAEVAAANALGLQVMAIIDDHPSWATGSNHICAAILDQYHDEFAAFVRAVVAKYSQAPHYVRYWELGNEPDVDPRLVGENSPFGCWGVIEDEYYGGERYGRMLMTVTPQIRAADPGAKVVFGGLLLARPQNGPNNNDGKPFNFLEGALRAGAGPYFDILAFHSYPTYFEEIGVNNAHVDFDKHPITFGGAWASRGGATLGKINFLRDVMQRYGINKPLFLNETGLLCDDRYTSYVPVSGSCNAAAPTLQQAQANHLIRSSMRAIAAGVETYIWYTLQGPGWRHAGLLDGSQQPRPAYIAMKTAIERLNEVRIPPQAFTGYGTGFEAYRFSGNGFVLDVVWSVDDTLRQITLPASSFIAAYTRDGAPIVPTISGGTATLNVGFENIYLKRKP from the coding sequence TTGTATCGACATCGTCTCATCTTTGTCCTGGTAATGTGGTTGATCGCCATTGCATTACCCGCAGCGGCCCAAACCCCAACCAACATCTCAACCATCTATCTCCCATTGGTATCGGCAAACACCATTCGTCCACTCGGTTTTGAAACAAACACTGGCTGGCTCTCTGCATCTAGTGTCTATCCCCAGGCTGCCAACCTCAATGCCCATTGGGTTCGGCTCAATACCCTGAGCTGGCGCGAAGCTCAGCCTACCATGGGATCATCGATTAATTGGAGTGCGCCCAGCTTTACGCGCTTTGAAGCCGAAGTAGCGGCTGCCAATGCCCTTGGCCTGCAAGTTATGGCCATCATCGATGACCATCCATCGTGGGCGACAGGGAGTAATCACATCTGTGCCGCCATCCTCGATCAATATCATGATGAATTCGCAGCCTTTGTCCGAGCCGTGGTTGCAAAATACAGTCAGGCACCACACTACGTGCGCTATTGGGAGTTGGGCAACGAGCCAGATGTCGATCCCAGACTGGTTGGCGAGAACTCACCATTTGGCTGTTGGGGTGTCATTGAGGATGAATACTACGGCGGTGAACGGTATGGACGGATGTTGATGACAGTGACGCCACAAATCCGTGCTGCCGATCCGGGAGCCAAAGTCGTTTTTGGCGGTTTATTACTGGCAAGACCGCAAAACGGCCCAAATAACAACGACGGTAAGCCATTCAATTTTCTCGAAGGGGCATTACGAGCGGGTGCGGGACCTTATTTCGATATCCTTGCTTTTCACTCCTACCCGACCTACTTTGAAGAAATTGGGGTGAATAATGCCCATGTCGATTTCGACAAACATCCGATAACGTTCGGTGGTGCATGGGCATCGCGTGGCGGGGCCACGCTGGGCAAGATAAACTTCTTGCGCGACGTAATGCAGCGTTATGGCATCAATAAACCTCTGTTCCTCAATGAAACCGGTTTGTTGTGTGATGACAGGTACACCTCTTATGTCCCGGTTTCCGGTAGTTGTAATGCAGCAGCCCCGACCCTTCAGCAGGCACAAGCCAATCACCTGATCCGCTCATCAATGCGTGCGATAGCGGCCGGTGTTGAGACGTACATCTGGTATACCTTGCAAGGGCCAGGGTGGCGTCACGCAGGCTTGCTCGACGGAAGCCAACAACCACGCCCGGCATATATTGCGATGAAAACGGCCATTGAGCGTCTCAATGAGGTACGCATTCCGCCGCAAGCCTTCACCGGGTACGGCACCGGTTTTGAAGCCTACCGCTTCAGCGGCAATGGCTTTGTGCTCGATGTGGTCTGGTCGGTTGATGATACGCTCCGCCAGATTACGCTACCGGCCAGTTCGTTTATCGCCGCCTATACCCGTGATGGCGCACCAATTGTACCTACCATATCAGGTGGTACCGCAACACTTAACGTCGGTTTTGAGAATATCTATCTGAAACGAAAGCCATAG